The Vicia villosa cultivar HV-30 ecotype Madison, WI unplaced genomic scaffold, Vvil1.0 ctg.002354F_1_1, whole genome shotgun sequence genome has a window encoding:
- the LOC131638637 gene encoding uncharacterized protein LOC131638637 produces MTKEITIRDSEGRKITQYVEYEWRPMFCEKCKKLGHQCKEPVKVIEKKWMPKPTKPEIVHEGTSTMPKESAQEATITPQKIDGSYAEEGNDDTWIKVATNRERGKTIYTAPSNRVDCLNGFEALGILNDSLVSDVDPLQDEQGSFMYYLTAVYAHNHLAQRRILWKNIEHIFITIQGPWCILGDFNNVMNAQDRMGGRMVSEAEYKDLHEMLTHTGLSEMHSSGDHFTWSNKHASEPIYSRIDRMLGNTAWFQSTSDKILKCLPPNVSDHALLCFMNNTKRKCKSRRFKFYNCITDLVGFQDVVKQSWNVPILGTAMYILWNKLQRLKPVLTQFSSNISNMSLQLRNARTELNEAQNDLNQNRMDPVGILKVKELTEKVIQLNSFEDSMLRQKSKIEWLTKGDSKSAY; encoded by the exons ATGACCAAGGAAATTACCATTAGAGACAGTGAAGGTCGTAAGATTACTCAATACGTGGAGTATGAATGGCGACCAATGTTCTGTGAGAAGTGCAAAAAGCTTGGCCATCAGTGTAAAGAACCGGTCAAAGTGATTGAAAAGAAGTGGATGCCCAAACCAACAAAACCTGAAATAGTTCACGAGGGTACCTCCACTATGCCCAAAGAAAGTGCACAAGAAGCTACTATCACACCACAGAAAATAGATGGTAGTTATGCTGAGGAAGGTAATGATGATACTTGGATCAAGGTGGCCACTAATCGTGAAAGAGGTAAAACTATCTACACTGCACCTTCTAATAGGGTGGACTGTCTGAATGGATTTGAAGCACTAGGAATTTTGAATGATTCTCTAGTGTCTGATGTTGATCCAT TGCAAGATGAACAGGGCAGTTTCATGTATTACCTTACTGCAGTGTATGCACATAACCATTTGGCTCAGAGGAGGATTCTTTGGAAGAATATAGAGCATATCTTTATTACCATCCAGGGACCTTGGTGCATACTTGGTGATTTTAATAATGTGATGAATGCCCAGGATAGGATGGGAGGAAGGATGGTTAGTGAAGCTGAGTATAAAGATCTTCATGAGATGTTGACTCACACAGGTCTTAGTGAAATGCATAGCAGTGGGGATCATTTTACTTGGAGCAATAAACATGCTTCTGAGCCAATCTACTCCAGAATTGACAGAATGCTTGGTAACACTGCCTGGTTCCAGTCCACTAGTGACAAGATTCTGAAATGTTTGCCTCCCAATGTATCTGACCATGCCTTACTGTGCTTTATGAATAACACTAAGAGAAAGTGCAAGAGTAGAAGATTTAAATTCTACAATTGTATCACTGATCTTGTTGGTTTTCAGGATGTGGTGAAGCAGAGTTGGAATGTACCTATTTTAGGAACAGCAATGTACATTCTATGGAATAAGCTCCAAAGGCTGAAACCTGTTTTGACTCAGTTTAGTAGCAACATTTCCAATATGAGTCTCCAGCTGAGGAATGCTAGAACTGAGCTTAATGAGGCCCAAAATGACCTGAATCAGAACAGAATGGATCCTGTAGGCATTTTGAAGGTTAAAGAACTGACTGAAAAGGTTATCCAGCTGAATTCCTTTGAAGATAGTATGCTTAGGCAAAAATCTAAGATTGAATGGTTGACTAAAGGAGATAGTAAATCTGCCTATTAA